The nucleotide sequence ATAGGCCGAATTCAATCGATAGCTCGGTTTTTCATCCGACACCATCTTTAAGCTCCTCGGAGTAAAGCTTGTAACAGCAGAACGGATCCCTGGCGAGCATTGTTCCGTAAGTGTAATACGCCGAGGCGGGGCACCCGGCCGTGCACAGGGGGGCGTACCGGCAATCCTTGCAGGTGGAAAGGCTTGTTACAGGCGTCGAGAATCTCCTTCTGAACTCCACGAAGGTCTCGGACTCCCTCCAGATGATATCGAGGGGGGTGTTGAGGATATTTCCGGCCGTGATCTCGGGGAGGCGGTCGCAGGGGACCGCCCAGCCGTCGGGCCTTATGGCGCACTGGTTCCTTAAAGCGCCGCAGCCGGAGAGGAAGTGGGTGTCCGGATCATAATCTTTAAGGTCATACTGCTTTATGTTTCTTATCCCCTCGAAAATATCGTCCATCTCAAAAAAAGTTCCGGAGATAAACGGGTAATCCGCCCTTATCTTCTTTAACTCCTCGACTATCCCTTTTACCTCAAGGGCGTTTAGCTTGAGCTCCTCCATATATTTTAGGCCCCGCCCCTCGTATAACAGGTAGTTGAACTTCATGCTCGAAATTCCCGTCTCTCCCGCTAGTTTTGCTGCGGCCCTAAGCTCTTTGAAATTGAGCCGGGTTACGGTGCAGTAGGCGCTGACATCGTGCCCGAATCGTATAAGGTGCTCGATCCCGTTAAGGGCCGCCTCGAAAGCCCCGATTCCCCTCAGGAGGTCATGGGAGCCTGGGGTAGCCCCGTCGATGCTGACCATTATGTCGTCCATCTTCCTCCTGTACTTGGTGAGCCTCTCGGCCCCCTCCTTGTCTATCAGCGTTGCGTTCGTGTTCAGGGAAATCCTCAAGGGCTTGCCGTAAAGGGCGTCCAGGATATCGTAGAAATCCTCCCGGACGAAAGGTTCCCCCCCGCTGATCTTTACCCTCAAGACCTTGAGCCTCTCTATCTCGTCAATGAAATCGAGCCACTGATCCGTTGTGAGGTCAGGGCCGTAACTGAAGTCGTCCGAGTAGACGGCGCAGTGCTTGCACGCCTGGTTGCACCTCGATGTGATCGAAACAAAGAGGGACATCGGTGTCTTTGGTATCTTCGGGACATATGATATGTCTACAGGGTCCGAAGTCTCGCACGTCGCAACGCCCTTTTCTATATTATCTGTTTCCATTGGACAAAGCCCTCATTCTACACTCCTGAAGCGAAGGTGTCATTCTGAGAGGAAGCCTCGCGTCTTGATCTGCTCGATGAACTCTTCCACGTCCTTTTTTACGGTCCCCGACTCGACGTCGGAGTATTGGGACAACACATTCTTTACGATGTCATCCACGCTGTTCTTGCCGTTCAGCTCCTTGAAGACGAAGACGCCGGTCTCGTTCAGCGCCTGGAGTCTGTCCTGTATCGGATCGAAGAGAAAGGCCCCGTCGTCCTCCTCCCTGAGAACAATATCTTTCTTTATCGAGGGGCAGCGCGCTTTATCGTCTCCCATTTATCACAACTCCCTTTTTAAAGAATTCAGCGTATATCCTTTTTACGTCCTTGAAAACAGGCTCGAACTCCTCGCCGTACATCTCCCCTATGATCCTCGATATCCCATCAACGTCAAGCTCCCCGTCCGTTGCGGTGTAGACCGCCGAGGCGGTCTCGTTGATCAGAATGGAGGTTCGTCTCTCCAGATCGAAGAGGACGCTCTCCCCACCCTTGAAATCGACCGAAAGGATATGGGGATTTCTATTAAAAATGGTTCCCCCGCTAAGCGGGGGCGGTTTCGGTTCCCTCGGTTTTTTCGCGGTTCTGTTTCTGATAATGT is from Candidatus Zymogenus saltonus and encodes:
- a CDS encoding PqqD family protein, which codes for MGDDKARCPSIKKDIVLREEDDGAFLFDPIQDRLQALNETGVFVFKELNGKNSVDDIVKNVLSQYSDVESGTVKKDVEEFIEQIKTRGFLSE
- a CDS encoding radical SAM protein, which translates into the protein METDNIEKGVATCETSDPVDISYVPKIPKTPMSLFVSITSRCNQACKHCAVYSDDFSYGPDLTTDQWLDFIDEIERLKVLRVKISGGEPFVREDFYDILDALYGKPLRISLNTNATLIDKEGAERLTKYRRKMDDIMVSIDGATPGSHDLLRGIGAFEAALNGIEHLIRFGHDVSAYCTVTRLNFKELRAAAKLAGETGISSMKFNYLLYEGRGLKYMEELKLNALEVKGIVEELKKIRADYPFISGTFFEMDDIFEGIRNIKQYDLKDYDPDTHFLSGCGALRNQCAIRPDGWAVPCDRLPEITAGNILNTPLDIIWRESETFVEFRRRFSTPVTSLSTCKDCRYAPLCTAGCPASAYYTYGTMLARDPFCCYKLYSEELKDGVG
- a CDS encoding PqqD family protein; translation: MPPILRQAIDIIRNRTAKKPREPKPPPLSGGTIFNRNPHILSVDFKGGESVLFDLERRTSILINETASAVYTATDGELDVDGISRIIGEMYGEEFEPVFKDVKRIYAEFFKKGVVINGRR